The sequence below is a genomic window from Setaria italica strain Yugu1 chromosome IV, Setaria_italica_v2.0, whole genome shotgun sequence.
GAGAAGACGTCTCAGTCACACGCTCTAGTTGGGCTGAATCGTGATGCTCATGTCCGTCCGTACCGAGTACTCTACTAAAGCTTCCTGGAAGAGAGACGAGATCTTGTTTTCCATAGAAAAATGAAGAGAGGACTCTGCTGACATTTAACGTTTTTTTAAATCCAGGGCATCGCCGCAGCGGCAGCTTATGTTCTCACACTGGAGATCCGATGGAGTGGGAAGAAACCCAGTTTCTGACTTTCTGTATGCCCCTGCTGCCTCCGGCCTCAAGTTAAAATTTTCAGTACACATCCAAATGCATACTGTCAACTAGTTGACAAGTTCACCCAATTTGATACATCTGTCAAAAATATCAGCAAGTATTGTTTCGAATATTTGTACGAGTCCGGTTACGAGGGAACTTGAGTTGCATTTAGCAGTATAGGGTAGAGTTCATGTCATAATTTGTAAACCGGACCTCCTCATAAATATGAGAGGGGGCTACTGTTGTAACCATGACGACATAGCGACAGACTCGCAGGGGGAGGTGGCACGATGCTGAGACCCAGAGTGACCAGTGTTGCGGTACTGGGGAGGAGCGCCCGTAGTCATGCTCCGAGGATGTAGGCTTCGACTGAACCTTGTCAACAAAAATCATGTCTCCGTTGTCGTTTGTAATCGTGCAAGTTCATCTCGGTAGATCTGATCGACGCTTCCGCTGGTGGATATTAGCGAGCTGCTCGTCACCGCGAGGGCTAATTTTCTAACAATTGATGGTGGGAGAGATTGTTCGTCCCCGATGTTGTGACGGGGGAGATTGTTTGGTTTAGTCCCACATAAGAAATTGATGGTGGGGGAGCGCAACATATAGGTGGGGGCAGTTCTCACCCATTAGGCTAGTCTTTTGGGTTGAGTTAGACCCAAGGCCTTATTATTGTGGGCTCCGATGGACCTGGGCCTGTTGGGGCACCGGCTCATGGGTATAGCGGGCTGGGCCGGATTCTGCTGCTCACTTTAACAAGTGGTATCAGGCTGATGGTCGGAAAACCTGGAACATCTCCGGAGGGTCACATGGGATTGTTGTGGTTGGAGAGTTGGACTTGGGGGTCTGGGATAACATCTTTCGGGAGATTACATAAGTTGCTTGTGATGGAAGAGTTGGATCCCATACGTGACAGGGGAGATTGTTGGGTGTAGTCCCACATCGAAAATTGATGGTGGGGGAGCACAACATATAAGTGGGGGCAGCTGTCACCCATCAGGCTAGTCTTTTGGGTTGAATTAGGCCCAATAGTTTATTGTTGTGGGCTCCGGTGGACCTAAACCTGGTGAGACGCCGGTTCGTGGGTATAGCAGGCCGCCGAAATCCGCTGCGCACTCTAGCGCACTCTAACAAGTATCATCTCATCACCAGCTTATGTGAGCCTCACGTTGAACGAACAAGCAAAATAAGTTCTTTTGAAGGGGGAAATATGAGGATTTTTTGTTACTATGTTTGACTATTACAAAAATGGGGTTTTGTGTTATAAAAGCCATAAAAGTAGCGCTTTGCGAATTTTGCTGTAGTAATTAAGTTCAAATATACACGGAGTTGAGAAGATTTATCAGTTCCAAGATAAGCGCGCACGTACGTTGCTTGAATCCCAGTCTGGCAAACAATCTAAAGATTGAGGGTCCAACATATTGTACTACATGTAGAACGATCTTCAAAGGAAGCTTTAGgaaagaatcaaagaagataTATAACATGAATGGAGTAATTCTCGTAGAGTTCTTATCTGCCACAAAATAAGTTTATATGCTATCAGTATGTGCTACAAATGTCTTGTATCCGCTTGCTAGAACATCAGAAATGTATAGTAGATGAGTACTCCCTGATCTGTCTTTATGTCCACATGCGTGTAATTTTGAAGGTCTTGTCTCAGACTGTAATTCCAGTATTCTTAGTAGTTTAAGTCAGACTGTAATTTGATCCAATGATGCTGATGACCTGATGCAAATATGACTTGCTGTACGTGCCAAGAAAAGTAAAAGTATTCGTGCCACAGTGCCCGATGAGCGTTTGAGACAGCTCACAGCTCTAAAGCTATGCATGCGTTACACGACCACAAGGGTGTCGCAGTTATTTTGTTGGGCTCCTTGGTTCATGCGCTGCTGATAACACTCcttgtgcatagaaaaaaagagTAGATCGAAAAGTATAACATGGCTTCATAATTTGCAGCCCTTCAATTAATTTCGCACTGCTAATCTAGTCCTTGCGATATTAAAATGCACAAATTTTAAATACACAACTTAAGGTTCAAATCAATATAATCAGTGCAAACTTAGACCTGTTTGTTTGACCGGTCAAACAAACAGCTAACAAACAACAAATTTTTTATGCACCTTTTGACTTTttcaaaaactcaaaaaagctgagtttatatgaaaaattgAAAAGCTTAATTTTTTCAACTTTTCGTAACTTTTTGAGTCTACGAAGCTAAacaaattttctaaaaattagtATTGGTTttctagaaagaaaaaaaagccaACTACCGCTCATACAATCATTGTATCAGGACCTTAGTCTATCTGACCCATAAACATGGCATCTGATTTGCATAGAGTATATGTATACTTATTGTTGAttatgttatttggatcttaaTTAAGACACGTTTAACAAGTTTATAAACCTGCTAGGTATAATCCCCGTGTTCCCACCTTTTTAGGCCTGGTTTAGTTCTCAATTTAGGAGCGGCAatccataaatgcgcaactgtagcatttcgtttgtatttgtgaattattgtccaaacattgactaattaagctcaaaagattcgtctcgcaaagtacaataaaactgtgcaattagtttttgatttcgtctacatttagtattccatgcatgtaccgtaaatttgatgtgatagggaatcttctttttgcatagtgctaaagttggaaaATTAGGGTAACTAAACATTGCCTTGATTGATTTGTGGGCTGATCAGTGTTGAGGGCCCCTGTCAATGtaaccacctccacctcctcgctcGTCGGTCGCTCCCCTCCTTCCTCCGGCCCTAGATCCAACACGGTTTCCCGCGCCTCCGTTCCCATCCATCTTCTCATCCCGGATTCCAGGCCTCCTCATCTCCCGCGCAGCTGCCGCGCCATCACCTCGCTCCAAGAACACCGCCCACCGGCCGGCACCTCCTCTCCCCAGGCCCATCGCTATAAGAACACCCAGCCCTCACCACCCCATGCCACCCGAAAGCTCTCAGCTCTCTGCTCCCCCGGCCCGCGCCTGAACAAGTGAATAGCTAGCTAGCCTGTGCCTGTCCGATTCGTTCCCTATGGCGCCCGCATGGCTCTCCGTTCCCCATGGCGCCCTCTCCCTCGATCGCGCCCCCTCGATCCACTTCCGCCCTGACCAGCCTGCCAGCCGCGGGGTTCCCGCCGTGCTCCGGCGGCCAGGGACCGTCGCCGTCTCCGTCGCGGCGCTGAGGAGGCCGCTGGTCGCCACCGTGGCCGCGGCCACGaacacggccgccgccgcaagcgTGGAGGAGCGGGAGAGGACGTTCATCGAGGAGATGCGGGCGGTGGCCATGCGGCTGCACAGCAGGGACCAGTCGAAGTATGGCGAGAAGGAGGCGCCCATGGAGCCGCCCGTCGCCAAGTGGCGGCCCACCGTCGAGGGGTACCTCCGCTTCCTCGTCGACAGCAAGCTCGTCTTCGAGACGCTCGAGGCCATCGTCGACAGCGCCGCCATCCCCTGGTGTGAGTTACTCTTTTCCTCTGTGGTTTTTTACGTAGTAATAGAGTAATAGTACTAACACATCATCGCAAGATCCTGCAtgatgcttgtttttttttttgaaacgagctggcaggagagctgccgctaTATTAATAAAGGGGAGTGCCCGAAGGCGAAACAATTTAGAAAAATTACATACTGCGCACTGCGAGCTTAGCTCACTGGCAGAAGGTAAACTGAAAAAACGCCCTTATATACACTCAACTGCGCCTTGCGGCGTCCAAAAACCGGTCGAGGTGCACAGCACCGGCCGACACCCACGTAGTTGCCTCGTCCCTTATGCGAGCTACTAAACGGGGAAAGGATTGCTCCTGTCGATGGAAAACTCGCGCGTTGCGCTCTTTCCAAACTTCCCACAAAACTAAGATGATGAGAGATCTGAATCCTCTTTTGTCAGCGACCTGCGTGCCTGCTAAAGCCGTCCACCAGTCATGCAGAGTGTCATGTGGAGCCCATGATGCTTGTTGACACTGACACTGTAGTTATTGTCTGATTCTTTCAGATGCCGAGTTCCGGAGCACAGGGTTGGAGAGATCAGAGCCTCTGAAGAAGGATTTGGAATGGTTCAGGCAACAAGGTCACAAGATTCCTGAACCATGTGCTCCTGGCATTACATATGCTTCCTTGCTGGAAGAGCTGTCTGTGAAGGAGCCCTATGCATTTGTCTGCCATTTCTACAACGTGTACTTTGCTCATAGCGCTGGGGGCCGAATCATTGGCAAAGAGGTGGCCAGAATACCAGATAGGAATATTTGAATCATTTTTCCCTTTTAACAATCAGGGCAGTTTGTAAATCAGAAATAATTCGGTTGCTGCATTTGATGTTCTTAACAAAGAAACTATGTGCTCTGGTCGTCGATAGGTTGCTGAGAAGATTCATCTCCAGAAAGAGCTGGAGTTCTACGAGTGGGAGGGTGATCTGTCGCAGCTGCAGCAGAATATCCGCGGCAAGCTTAATCAAGTCGCTTCCGTAAGGCCCTGCCTGACACCTGACTTTGTGCTGCCTTTCTTCTTCGGTTCATCAGCTAGCTGCTGAAAATGCATAGGTTCTTAACACAATGACAATTCTCTTTGATCCACTTTCTCTGCAGGGTTGGTCTCGGGCGGAGAAGGACCGTTGCCTAGACGAGATGGAGAAGGCGTTCGCCTGTTCAATAGACCTCCGACGCCATATGTTCTAAGACCGTCTATAAACAAACAAATGACCGCTAAACCCTAATTGTTGGGTATTTCACGAATAAACAATATTGTTAGGGTGATATACAAAATAAAGATTTAGTTATTGTGTTTCCCACAATGTGTAATAGAAGTGACATGAATAGGACATGTGTTTTACAGTGCTTGCAAACTACCATAGTGGGCTTTCATTAGCAGCAATCCAAAACCTTTCACATATAGTTACAAGTACTAGTCGAAAAGGTACTTAATTTGCGAAAAAGGTACAAAGGTAC
It includes:
- the LOC101760150 gene encoding heme oxygenase 1, chloroplastic; the encoded protein is MAPAWLSVPHGALSLDRAPSIHFRPDQPASRGVPAVLRRPGTVAVSVAALRRPLVATVAAATNTAAAASVEERERTFIEEMRAVAMRLHSRDQSKYGEKEAPMEPPVAKWRPTVEGYLRFLVDSKLVFETLEAIVDSAAIPWYAEFRSTGLERSEPLKKDLEWFRQQGHKIPEPCAPGITYASLLEELSVKEPYAFVCHFYNVYFAHSAGGRIIGKEVAEKIHLQKELEFYEWEGDLSQLQQNIRGKLNQVASGWSRAEKDRCLDEMEKAFACSIDLRRHMF